A window of Sphingobium herbicidovorans contains these coding sequences:
- a CDS encoding S9 family peptidase gives MTANNTPPSAARRPHSFTRHGITVDDPWAWLRDPGYPEVKDKDVLAYLEAENAFFESAMQPHKALTDGLFAEMKGRIKEDDSSVPQKDGDYVYWRAFETGAQYRKWYRRPVAGGDDQLILDEPSLAEGHDYFRLGALSVSPDGRYLAYAIDNDGSERFEARIKDLFTGEILPEVIPDTLSSLVWTSDSKGLLYGVANDQWRTDNARLHWLGQPVDSDVELFHEDDDGFRVSVGLTSSEKWIVIATGDHVTTESWLLPADNPLAEPLLISARKPGREYDVDEHEGTLYIRTNDIHPNFRLVKASLAAPAQWEEVIAPDAHFYLTDFTLFKGFYVTEGRQDGLDQIELRDYATHSAKRLSFPEASYSASLDDNPEYDVTKLRIGYESMVTPDTIYDYDLATGEMEVLKVQEIPSGYDATRYATERLMVPARDGTPIPVSIVYPKDLPRDGSAPLHLYGYGAYGIAMEPGFSTGRLSLLDRGFAFALAHIRGGDDLGQQWYLDGKLDKRSNTFNDFVDVAKGLIERGYTSKGRISISGGSAGGELMGAVINSDPDLWGAVVAHVPFVDVLNTMLDETLPLTPGEWPEWGNPIEDKAAFETILSYDPYCNVKAQSYPPLLVTAGLNDPRVTYWEPAKWVAKLRSAKTDDNILLLKTNMGAGHGGKSGRFESLQETAEEFAFILWQMGVAE, from the coding sequence ATGACCGCAAACAACACGCCTCCCTCCGCCGCCCGCCGTCCGCACAGCTTCACTCGCCACGGCATTACGGTGGACGATCCATGGGCGTGGCTGCGCGATCCTGGCTATCCTGAGGTCAAGGACAAGGATGTCCTGGCCTATCTGGAGGCGGAGAACGCCTTTTTCGAAAGCGCGATGCAGCCGCACAAGGCGCTGACCGACGGCCTGTTCGCGGAAATGAAGGGCCGCATCAAGGAAGACGACAGCTCCGTCCCGCAGAAGGATGGCGACTATGTCTACTGGCGCGCCTTCGAAACCGGCGCGCAATATCGCAAATGGTATCGCCGTCCCGTGGCTGGCGGGGACGATCAACTGATCCTCGATGAGCCGTCGCTGGCCGAGGGACATGACTATTTCCGCCTCGGCGCTTTGTCGGTAAGCCCCGATGGCCGCTATCTCGCCTACGCCATCGACAATGACGGGTCGGAACGGTTCGAGGCGCGGATCAAGGATCTGTTCACCGGCGAAATCCTGCCGGAGGTCATCCCCGACACCCTGTCGTCGCTGGTGTGGACCAGCGACAGCAAGGGGCTGCTCTATGGCGTCGCCAACGACCAGTGGCGCACCGACAATGCGCGGCTGCACTGGCTTGGGCAGCCGGTCGACAGCGATGTCGAGCTGTTCCACGAGGATGATGACGGCTTTCGCGTATCGGTGGGCCTCACCTCATCGGAAAAATGGATCGTGATCGCGACCGGCGATCATGTGACGACCGAAAGCTGGCTGCTGCCCGCCGACAATCCGCTGGCCGAGCCTTTGCTGATTTCCGCGCGCAAGCCCGGCCGCGAATATGATGTCGATGAGCATGAAGGCACGCTCTATATCCGCACCAACGACATCCACCCCAATTTCCGGTTGGTAAAGGCATCGCTGGCGGCGCCGGCGCAATGGGAGGAAGTGATCGCGCCGGACGCGCATTTCTACCTGACCGATTTCACCCTGTTCAAGGGCTTCTACGTCACCGAAGGGCGGCAGGACGGCCTCGACCAGATCGAGTTGCGCGATTACGCGACGCATTCGGCCAAGCGCCTGTCCTTCCCGGAGGCCAGCTATTCCGCATCGCTCGACGACAATCCCGAATATGATGTGACGAAACTGCGCATCGGCTATGAATCGATGGTCACGCCCGACACCATCTATGACTATGATCTGGCGACCGGCGAGATGGAAGTGCTCAAGGTTCAGGAAATCCCTTCGGGCTATGACGCGACCCGTTACGCGACCGAACGGCTGATGGTGCCCGCGCGCGACGGCACGCCGATCCCGGTGTCGATCGTCTACCCGAAGGATTTGCCCCGCGACGGCAGCGCGCCACTGCACCTCTATGGCTATGGCGCTTACGGCATCGCGATGGAGCCGGGCTTTTCGACTGGCCGCCTGTCCTTGCTGGATCGTGGCTTCGCCTTCGCCCTCGCCCATATTCGCGGCGGCGATGATCTTGGCCAGCAATGGTATCTGGACGGCAAGCTCGACAAGCGCAGCAACACGTTCAACGATTTCGTCGATGTGGCGAAGGGCCTGATCGAGCGCGGCTACACATCGAAAGGCCGGATCAGCATTTCCGGCGGATCGGCGGGCGGCGAGCTGATGGGGGCCGTCATTAACAGCGATCCCGACCTGTGGGGCGCGGTAGTGGCGCATGTGCCCTTCGTCGATGTGCTGAACACCATGCTGGACGAAACGCTGCCGCTGACGCCGGGCGAATGGCCCGAATGGGGCAATCCGATAGAGGACAAGGCGGCGTTCGAGACGATCCTGTCCTACGATCCCTACTGCAATGTGAAGGCGCAATCCTATCCGCCGCTGCTGGTGACGGCTGGCCTTAACGATCCGCGCGTCACCTATTGGGAACCGGCCAAATGGGTGGCTAAGCTGCGTTCGGCCAAGACCGACGACAACATCCTGCTGCTCAAGACCAATATGGGCGCGGGCCATGGCGGCAAGTCGGGCCGCTTTGAAAGCCTGCAGGAAACCGCGGAGGAATTTGCCTTCATCCTCTGGCAGATGGGCGTGGCGGAGTGA
- a CDS encoding acyl-CoA thioesterase, translating into MSSTYTTHITAGPEHIDILGHVNNAVWVQWMEQVATEHWTRDAAPEHLDAYIWVVTRHEIDYRGNVKQGETVTARSWIPQGPRGARFDRHMEFIGPDGKVKVAAKSTWAIIDKETGRILRVPPDVAAPFLAD; encoded by the coding sequence ATGTCCTCCACCTACACCACGCACATCACCGCAGGCCCCGAGCATATCGACATATTGGGCCATGTGAACAACGCGGTCTGGGTGCAGTGGATGGAGCAGGTCGCGACCGAACATTGGACGCGTGACGCAGCGCCGGAACATCTCGATGCCTATATCTGGGTCGTGACCCGGCATGAAATCGACTATCGCGGCAATGTGAAGCAGGGCGAAACCGTTACCGCGCGCAGCTGGATTCCGCAAGGTCCGCGTGGCGCGCGTTTCGACCGGCACATGGAATTTATCGGCCCCGATGGAAAGGTGAAGGTCGCGGCCAAATCCACCTGGGCTATCATCGACAAGGAAACGGGCCGCATCCTGCGCGTGCCCCCGGATGTCGCCGCGCCATTTCTGGCCGACTGA
- a CDS encoding Crp/Fnr family transcriptional regulator: protein MTEFRSPSPAELAILASLAGPVQSVARHRTIRREGDRPQSVYMLVEGWVLSSITLADGSRQILKVHLPGDILGAPSIALDRAAETLTALTPTRLRTIGLSALGGLFTRAPHLAALLFLSAQQERVILMDRLCSIGRTSAECRLAAFLVHLHDRLKLITPDVGARFDHPLTQEQIGDIIGLTAVHVNRVFRALEDRKLILREGHGIELLDMAALRKLSGVPARTLAQDLSWLPKPLD, encoded by the coding sequence TTGACCGAATTTCGTTCGCCCAGCCCGGCGGAGCTGGCGATTCTTGCCAGTCTGGCAGGGCCGGTGCAGTCCGTGGCGCGCCATCGCACGATCCGGCGTGAAGGAGACCGCCCTCAATCGGTCTACATGCTGGTCGAAGGATGGGTGTTGAGCAGCATCACGCTTGCCGATGGCAGCCGCCAGATATTGAAGGTCCACCTGCCCGGAGACATACTCGGCGCGCCCAGCATCGCGCTGGATCGCGCGGCGGAGACGCTGACCGCGCTGACCCCGACGAGGCTGCGGACGATAGGCCTTTCAGCGCTTGGCGGCCTGTTTACGCGCGCTCCGCATCTGGCCGCGCTGCTGTTTCTTAGCGCCCAGCAGGAACGGGTGATCCTGATGGACCGGCTCTGTTCGATCGGGCGGACCTCGGCGGAATGCCGCCTGGCCGCCTTTCTCGTGCATCTCCACGATCGGCTGAAACTCATCACGCCTGACGTCGGCGCGCGGTTCGATCATCCGCTGACGCAGGAACAGATTGGCGACATCATCGGCCTGACCGCGGTCCATGTGAACCGGGTATTTCGTGCGTTGGAGGACAGGAAGCTGATCCTGCGTGAAGGCCACGGCATCGAACTGCTCGACATGGCCGCCTTGCGCAAGCTCAGCGGCGTTCCTGCAAGAACGCTGGCGCAGGACCTCAGCTGGCTACCCAAACCGCTCGACTGA
- a CDS encoding ABCB family ABC transporter ATP-binding protein/permease: MPPSTPDDTPLPPVWATLRRFLPYLWPADAPALRRRVAIAMILVVMAKVISLAMPFAYKGAIDRMTPGLEPAAGLAIALVVAYAGARFGSVLFDNLRNAVFERVGQEAGRRLSDDVFVHLHRLSLRFHLDRRTGAVTKIVERGTKSIDTMLYFLLFNIAPTVLELAAVCVIFFVKFGAELVAATLAMVALYIWFTRTITEWRNQLRRDMVDMDTNAVAHAVDSLLNFETVKYFGAEEREAARYGNAMRRYAEAAVKSENSLAWLNVGQSLITNLMMAGAMGYTVWGWSRGIFTTGDVVLVNTLLAQLFRPLDLLGMVYRTIRQGVIDMEAMYKLIDTPAEISDVPDAPMLQPRGGEVRFEHVRFGYDPDREILHDVSFTVPAGKTLAIVGPSGAGKSTIARTLFRFYDIQAGRILIDGQDIARVTQASLRAAIGIVPQDMVLFNDTVGYNIGYGRADASQAEIEQAARAASIHDFIMRLPQGYDTRVGERGLKLSGGEKQRVAIARTLLKDPPVLVLDEATSALDSRTETEIQTVLRDISRKRTTLVVAHRLSTVVDADEIIVLDQGRIVERGRHSDLVQADGLYAVMWTRQASERTEGGADPDILDYDGAEPATSVH, translated from the coding sequence ATGCCGCCATCCACCCCCGACGACACACCCCTTCCGCCTGTCTGGGCGACTTTAAGGCGGTTTCTGCCCTATCTGTGGCCTGCTGACGCCCCCGCGCTGCGGCGGCGCGTGGCTATCGCCATGATCCTGGTGGTGATGGCCAAGGTCATCAGCCTGGCCATGCCGTTCGCCTATAAGGGCGCGATTGATCGCATGACGCCGGGGCTGGAGCCTGCCGCCGGCCTCGCCATCGCGCTGGTCGTCGCCTATGCGGGCGCGCGTTTTGGCAGCGTGCTGTTCGACAATCTGCGCAACGCCGTGTTCGAACGGGTCGGGCAGGAAGCCGGGCGGCGATTGTCGGACGACGTGTTCGTCCATCTGCACCGGCTGTCGCTGCGCTTTCACCTCGACCGGCGGACCGGGGCTGTCACCAAGATCGTGGAGCGCGGGACCAAGAGCATCGACACGATGCTGTATTTCCTGCTGTTCAACATCGCGCCAACGGTGCTGGAACTGGCGGCGGTGTGCGTCATCTTTTTCGTGAAGTTCGGGGCGGAGCTGGTTGCGGCGACGCTGGCGATGGTCGCCCTGTATATCTGGTTCACGCGCACCATCACCGAATGGCGCAATCAGTTGCGGCGCGACATGGTGGACATGGACACCAATGCCGTCGCCCACGCCGTCGACAGCCTGCTGAATTTCGAGACGGTCAAATATTTCGGCGCGGAGGAGCGCGAGGCCGCGCGCTATGGCAATGCGATGCGCCGCTATGCCGAAGCGGCGGTGAAATCGGAAAACAGCCTGGCCTGGCTGAATGTCGGCCAGTCGCTGATCACGAACCTGATGATGGCCGGGGCCATGGGCTATACCGTGTGGGGTTGGAGCCGGGGCATCTTCACCACCGGCGACGTAGTGCTGGTGAATACCCTGCTGGCCCAGCTGTTTCGCCCGCTCGACCTGCTGGGCATGGTCTATCGCACGATCCGGCAGGGCGTCATCGACATGGAGGCGATGTACAAGCTGATCGATACGCCGGCCGAGATCAGCGATGTGCCCGACGCGCCCATGCTCCAGCCGCGTGGCGGCGAGGTGCGTTTCGAGCATGTGCGCTTTGGCTACGACCCCGACCGCGAGATTCTGCATGATGTGAGCTTCACGGTGCCAGCCGGCAAGACGCTGGCGATTGTGGGGCCGTCGGGCGCGGGCAAGTCCACCATCGCGCGAACGCTGTTCCGATTCTACGACATTCAGGCGGGGCGCATCCTGATCGACGGGCAGGACATTGCGCGCGTGACCCAGGCGTCGCTGCGCGCCGCCATCGGGATCGTGCCGCAGGACATGGTGCTGTTCAACGACACGGTCGGCTATAATATCGGCTATGGACGGGCAGACGCCAGCCAGGCCGAAATCGAGCAGGCCGCGCGCGCCGCGTCCATCCATGATTTCATCATGCGCCTGCCGCAGGGCTATGACACGCGGGTAGGCGAGCGCGGGTTGAAGCTGTCAGGCGGCGAGAAGCAGCGCGTGGCGATCGCCCGGACACTATTGAAAGATCCGCCGGTACTGGTGCTGGACGAGGCGACGAGCGCGCTCGACAGCCGGACAGAGACCGAGATCCAGACCGTGCTGCGCGACATATCGCGCAAGAGGACGACGCTGGTCGTCGCGCACCGCCTGTCTACCGTGGTGGATGCTGACGAGATCATCGTGCTGGATCAGGGCAGGATCGTGGAGCGCGGACGCCATTCGGACCTGGTTCAGGCGGACGGCCTATATGCCGTCATGTGGACGCGCCAGGCATCGGAGCGAACCGAGGGCGGCGCCGATCCTGACATTCTGGACTATGATGGGGCTGAACCCGCGACGTCCGTGCATTGA
- a CDS encoding aminopeptidase P family protein, translated as MSTYQDRLNALRAQLVRVQLDGFVVPLTDEHMSEYVGAYAQRLAWLTGFQGSAGSAVVLPEEAAIFVDGRYTLQVREQVDGAHWRYESVPQTSVAAWLGAHAPEGGRIGYDPWLHTRAWVKAAGEALTERGARLVAVDSNPVDAVWPDRPAPSDARLVVHEERHAGQSAAEKRQAMADWLTVRKADAVVLSALDSIAWTFNIRGKDVARTPVALAYAIVHADATADLYVAPEKIDETVVQHLGNAVRVHPRVDFAEALKGFTGKTVAADPERAVAAIFEALEAGGAKVLPLRDPAVLPKAIKNPVEIAGHKAAQARDGAALSRFLHWIAVEAPAGGIDELTAAARLEAFRRDTGLLEDLSFDTISGAGPNGAVVHYRVEEKTNRRIEPGSFYLVDSGGQYRDGTTDVTRTIAIGTPTEEMKRRFSLVLKGNIALARTQFPAGTRGSQLDVLARQFLWAEGLDYAHGTGHGVGSFLSVHEGPQRIATFGGGDEPLQPGMILSNEPGYYKTGEYGIRIENLVLVEPREVPGAEREMLGFETLTFAPIDRNAIAVGLLTGDERAWIDAYHAKVVEIVGSQLEGDALAWLTAACAPL; from the coding sequence ATGTCCACCTATCAAGACCGTCTGAACGCCCTGCGCGCCCAACTGGTGCGCGTGCAATTGGATGGGTTCGTCGTGCCGCTGACCGACGAGCATATGAGCGAATATGTCGGCGCCTATGCCCAGCGCCTCGCCTGGCTGACGGGGTTTCAGGGGTCGGCGGGCAGCGCGGTGGTGCTGCCGGAGGAAGCGGCGATCTTTGTCGATGGGCGCTACACGTTGCAGGTGCGCGAGCAGGTGGATGGCGCGCATTGGCGGTATGAAAGCGTGCCGCAGACATCGGTTGCGGCCTGGCTTGGCGCCCATGCGCCCGAAGGTGGGCGGATCGGCTATGATCCGTGGCTGCACACCCGCGCATGGGTGAAGGCGGCTGGCGAAGCGCTGACGGAACGCGGGGCGCGGCTGGTGGCGGTGGATAGCAATCCCGTCGATGCGGTCTGGCCGGACCGGCCCGCGCCCAGCGACGCGCGGCTGGTAGTGCATGAGGAACGCCATGCCGGGCAGAGCGCGGCGGAAAAACGGCAGGCGATGGCCGACTGGCTGACGGTGCGGAAGGCCGATGCGGTAGTGCTGTCCGCACTGGATTCCATTGCCTGGACATTCAACATCCGGGGCAAGGATGTTGCGCGCACGCCGGTCGCGCTGGCCTATGCCATCGTACATGCCGACGCGACGGCGGACCTGTATGTTGCGCCGGAAAAGATCGACGAAACGGTCGTGCAGCATCTGGGCAATGCCGTCCGCGTGCATCCACGGGTCGATTTTGCCGAAGCGTTGAAGGGCTTTACGGGAAAGACGGTGGCGGCGGACCCGGAGCGGGCAGTGGCGGCGATCTTCGAAGCGTTGGAGGCGGGCGGCGCAAAAGTGCTGCCGCTGCGCGATCCCGCCGTCCTGCCCAAGGCGATCAAGAACCCCGTCGAAATCGCGGGGCACAAGGCGGCGCAGGCGCGCGATGGGGCCGCCCTGTCCCGCTTCCTGCATTGGATCGCAGTCGAAGCGCCTGCGGGCGGTATCGATGAACTGACCGCCGCTGCCCGGCTGGAGGCGTTCCGCAGAGATACCGGGCTGCTGGAGGATCTGTCGTTCGACACGATCAGCGGCGCAGGCCCCAATGGCGCGGTGGTGCATTACCGGGTCGAGGAAAAGACCAACCGGCGGATCGAGCCGGGTTCCTTCTATCTGGTCGATTCGGGCGGCCAGTATCGCGATGGCACGACGGACGTCACCCGCACCATCGCCATCGGGACGCCGACCGAGGAGATGAAGCGCCGCTTCAGCCTGGTGCTGAAAGGGAATATCGCGCTGGCCCGGACGCAATTTCCGGCGGGCACGCGAGGGAGCCAGCTTGATGTGCTGGCGCGCCAGTTCCTGTGGGCCGAGGGGCTGGATTACGCCCATGGCACCGGTCATGGCGTCGGCAGTTTCCTGTCGGTGCATGAAGGGCCGCAGCGTATCGCGACCTTTGGCGGCGGCGACGAACCGCTGCAACCCGGCATGATCCTGTCCAACGAGCCGGGCTATTACAAGACCGGCGAATATGGCATCCGCATCGAAAATCTGGTGCTGGTCGAACCGCGCGAGGTGCCGGGGGCCGAGCGGGAGATGCTGGGCTTCGAGACGCTGACCTTTGCGCCGATCGACCGCAACGCTATCGCGGTTGGCCTGCTCACCGGCGATGAACGGGCGTGGATCGACGCCTATCATGCGAAGGTGGTGGAGATAGTGGGGTCGCAACTGGAGGGCGATGCGCTGGCATGGCTGACGGCGGCCTGCGCGCCCCTGTGA